DNA sequence from the bacterium genome:
ACGACGGACCAAGGGATACGGGATCCGCCCCAGAACGCGTAGCTCGCGCTCACTCAGTCGCTCGAGCCGCTCGCAATCCGCCACCGTGCTCTCCCGAAAGGCCGGCATGGTGTTCAGCCTCAGCAGGCCCAGTCGGATCCAGCACAGGTGAATGCCGTCGATGGTCCAGTCCTTCATGCCGCTGGTGCCCAACGCGCAACCGTCGCAAACACCGTCGTTGAGGATCCTCCACGCGCAGCCCGGCTGGTCGCGGTTGTCCCACATTGCCCTGGCGATGGCTCGATAGGGTCCGGTTCTGCGGCCGAGCAGATTCCTGCTCACGGCTTGGCGTTCCCGGCAAGGTCGAGAAGGTCGGCCGGCTCATTGAGGTTTCGAAACAGATCCGGGCGGCTGAACGGCAGGCTCGGCGGGATCTCGACCTCGAATAGCGAGACCGCCTCCAGGAGCCCGTGCATCGATCGAAGGCCCGAGTCGAGCTGCCGGCGGACCACGGTCAGAGTCGCCGTCCGGTAGAAGGCGCAGAGCGGTTGATAGCGCCCACCGATCGATGGCACCACCGCCGCGGACTCGTGTGCCTCGAGCGCGCGATCGGTGATGTAACGGACGGCTCGAGCATCGACATGAGGCATGTCGCACGCCAGCAGGAACACCGAGCTTGCGCTCGCCGCGGCATGCTCCAGGGCGGACTCCAGTCCCGCCAACGGCCCGCAGTGGGTTCTGCGGTCGTGAATCGTCCGGAATGAAGCGCCTGCCCACGCGGTGCCCGGCTGCATCGAGATTACGACCTCGTCGCAGGCGGCTTCCAAGACCGTTGCCGATCGTTCGACCAGCGTGAGTCCGTCGAGCTCGAGGCTTGCCTTGTCGAACCCCATCCTGCGGCTCGCACCACCCGCCAGGACGACCCCCAGAATCCTCTCGAACGACATCCGCGGTCATCCTAGCAAAGCACCATAAAGACTCGGTTTTTCACCACAATCCGCCAAAGCAATGGTGGTAGAATTCCATAGCGATCACCAGCCCCGGAAGACAAACTGCAAGCGATGACTACGACCGTACTCCTCGTCGACGACGAAAAGCACGTCGTCAACGTCGTCGGGACCATGCTCGAACAACGGGACTTTCGCGTCGTTACCGCGAACAGTGGCGAAGAGGCACTGGCCATGCTCGAGGAGATCACGCCCGACCTCGCACTGCTGGACATCATCCTTCCCGGAATCGATGGCGCGACCCTGGCGCAGCGCTTGCGAGCCCACCCTCCGACCGAGAATGTGCCGATCGTCTTTCTGACCGGCCTGGTCGAAGCCGATGAGATCCACCGGGGGGGGAACCAGATCGGCGGTCAGTATTTCCTCGCCAAGCCCTTCGACTCGACTGAGCTGTTCGACGTCATCGACCGCGCTATGTCGGATATCTGAGCGCTAT
Encoded proteins:
- a CDS encoding response regulator; the encoded protein is MTTTVLLVDDEKHVVNVVGTMLEQRDFRVVTANSGEEALAMLEEITPDLALLDIILPGIDGATLAQRLRAHPPTENVPIVFLTGLVEADEIHRGGNQIGGQYFLAKPFDSTELFDVIDRAMSDI
- a CDS encoding molybdenum cofactor guanylyltransferase, which codes for MSFERILGVVLAGGASRRMGFDKASLELDGLTLVERSATVLEAACDEVVISMQPGTAWAGASFRTIHDRRTHCGPLAGLESALEHAAASASSVFLLACDMPHVDARAVRYITDRALEAHESAAVVPSIGGRYQPLCAFYRTATLTVVRRQLDSGLRSMHGLLEAVSLFEVEIPPSLPFSRPDLFRNLNEPADLLDLAGNAKP